Proteins from one Hoplias malabaricus isolate fHopMal1 chromosome 2, fHopMal1.hap1, whole genome shotgun sequence genomic window:
- the pou2f1a gene encoding POU domain, class 2, transcription factor 1a isoform X3, which produces MRAADSAHSRTESSKTAMENEMQGIQVAQINGLDSEQKPNGQTASAISNIQAQALLKQLSLNSALQQVQLLAAAVQHSAGQNSTTGANISTMAATPITQIPLSQPIQIAPQLQPSGLNLPQFVLVQPGQLQPAQFILSPSPQGQTGLLQAQNFFTQLPQSQTHILQSQVTQMASTQAATPTRKIAAMPVPTPPTPKRVDVPIVEEASDLEELEQFAKIFKQRRTKLGFTQGDVGLAMGKLYGNDFSQTTISRFEALNLSFKNMCKLKPLLEKWLYDAENMNSDAAVSSPTDLSPGMCENLNRRRKKRTSIETNIRIALEKSFLEQSQKPTSEEITMIADQLNMEKEVVRVWFCNRRQKEKRINPPSSTPCTPIKTIFTTSTQVPNVQSALTVNPALPLSTASVTGLTLTGTTLGPITSNTASVISLAPAVATPAPAITSPSLTTSATVAALSTSKQNVVSTTQSGSTTAPAATQGAGQLLVTPSGLGGANLAAMAAAAGLNPGIIAPSQLTQGGTLLSLTPTALGNALNPTTLMNNTTLATIQGLASGGALPITSIDGNGNLLFANTSAGGANPSLVTASLLLNPSSLSLLPTSVLSACGAGGGALNLQVTNDTAAAVPLKSITVTSKAQ; this is translated from the exons TTGAGTCTGAACTCAGCGCTGCAGCAAGTGCAGCTCCTAGCAGCAGCTGTGCAGCACTCAGCAGGGCAGAACAGCACCACTGGAGCCAACATCTCCACCATGGCAGCTACACCAATAACTCAGATCCCCCTCTCCCAGCCCATACAGATCGCCCCG CAGCTTCAGCCTTCAGGTCTGAACCTGCCTCAGTTTGTCTTGGTGCAGCCGGGTCAACTTCAGCCTGCCCAGTTCATTCTCTCTCCGTCACCTCAAGGCCAGACTG gcCTCCTTCAAGCCCAGAATTTTTTCACACAACTACCTCAAAGTCAAACCCATATCTTACAGTCTCAGGTCACACAGATGGCCTCCACACAG GCTGCAACCCCTACACGAAAGATAGCTGCAATGCCGGTTCCTACCCCTCCCACCCCAAAGCGTGTAGATGTTCCTATAGTTGAGGAGGCCAGTGACTTGGAGGAACTGGAGCAATTTGCCAAGATATTCAAACAGAGGAGAACCAAACTGGGTTTTACTCAG GGAGACGTAGGCTTAGCCATGGGCAAGCTCTATGGCAACGACTTCAGCCAGACCACCATCTCCCGCTTTGAGGCCTTGAACCTGAGCTTCAAGAACATGTGCAAGCTCAAACCTTTGCTGGAAAAGTGGCTGTATGATGCCG AAAACATGAACTCAGATGCTGCCGTTTCTAGTCCCACTGACCTGTCCCCAGGCATGTGTGAGAACCTGAACCGCCGCCGCAAGAAGAGAACCAGCATTGAGACCAACATTCGCATTGCCTTGGAGAAAAGCTTTCTGGAG CAGAGTCAAAAGCCAACCTCTGAAGAGATCACAATGATTGCAGATCAACTGAACATGGAGAAAGAGGTGGTGAGAGTGTGGTTCTGTAATCGTCGGCAGAAGGAAAAAAGAATCAATCCCCCAAGCAGCACACCCTGCACACCCATCAAAACCatcttcaccacctccacacag GTGCCCAACGTACAAAGTGCACTGACTGTAAACCCAGCGCTCCCTCTCAGCACTGCCTCTGTTACAGGCCTCACTCTCACTG GTACGACTCTTGGACCTATCACCTCAAACACAGCTTCAGTCATCTCTTTGGCACCTGCTGTTGCCACTCCAGCTCCAGCCATCACATCACCTTCACTCACTACCTCTGCCACTGTAGCAGCTCTGAGCACTTCAAAGCAGAATGTTGTATCTACAACTCAGAGTGGTTCCACAACAGCACCAGCAGCTACTCAGGGGGCCGGTCAGCTTCTCGTCACTCCGTCCGGGCTGGGTGGAGCAAACTTGGCAGCAATGGCAGCGGCAGCAGGACTTAACCCAGGAATTATTGCACCCTCCCAGCTAACTCAGGG GggaacactgctgagtctgacTCCAACAGCCCTTGGCAACGCTCTGAATCCAACAACTCTAATGAACAACACTACACTGGCCACAATTCAAG gtcTTGCCTCTGGGGGAGCTTTACCAATCACCTCCATTGACGGTAATGGTAACCTGCTGTTTGCCAACACTAGCGCAGGAGGTGCTAACCCCAGCCTGGTGACCGCTTCACTTCTGCTGAACCCCTCCAGTCTCTCACTGTTGCCCACCAGTGTCCTGTCAGCATGTGGAGCAGGGGGTGGGGCTCTAAACCTACAGGTGACCAatgacacagcagcagcagtgccACTCAAAAGCATCACTGTGACCTCCAAGGCTCAATGA